The sequence below is a genomic window from Bos javanicus breed banteng chromosome 5, ARS-OSU_banteng_1.0, whole genome shotgun sequence.
TTCAAGAgaccctcccttcccacccaggTCCTTTCTCAGCAGAGTCACTGGAGCACAGCACATACCAGAAAAAGCCAAGGGCAATGGAGGGGGCAGGGCGGCTGGGAGTATGTACACGCGGAGGAGTGGAGCAGAGCCCGGGACAGCGCCTCTGCCAGAAGGGAGTGGCTCACACTGCACTGAAGCACTCGGCCAgtggggggctggggaagggatcACCCTCTGCAAACTCCTTCCCTGGTCAGACAGTCCCCTACTAGAGTGGTGAggggggcagagggagagagaacagaGGCTTCCTTTGGGTCCTACTGGAGAACAGCAGGGGCTTCCCGAAGGGGCTGTCCTTCAGTCATCAGTGATGCCCTTGGCTCTCAGCTCCTCCTGCACCCGGGTCAGGTAGGTGGGGTCCGGGTACCCAAACCTGGGAGCAAAGAGAAATGAGGGTCAGGGTTAGCCCGTCAGGCTTACTCATATTACCCCCATTCTCACCCTCATTCTGGTGCCCCACTCTagcccctccccaccttccttaAGGTTATCCAAACCCAAGATAACTGAGCCCAATTCTGCTGATATTTGTAGGTTAAGCTGGGCACATCAGGACCAGGATGATTACAGGAGACACTGGGATGGACAAGATGGTTGAATAGTTTGGGGGTGGTCCTCTCCAGTTAGGAGGCTCCCACAGAGAAGGGGTTCCCTCTGTTGAAATGGGGAGAAGGGGTAGAGccaagagaagggaagaaggaatgtCGCACAGCTGTGGTCCCCCTGTGCAGCTGGTCTTGTGGTGGATGTCGTTCCAAGTGATGACATTCGGTCTCCCTGTGGTCATGGAGGTGCCAATAGTGAAGGTGAGACGCTGGTCAAACGCCTTGCGGAACAGGGTCAGCACCTTGTTGCCCTCGGGGCAGTCCGGGAGGTAGGCCACCCGAGTGGTGCCAGGATACCGAACTCCTGGGTTTGGGTGTTCAGCCTGGGGGAATGGGGAGGCAGAATGAGCAGCTGTGCATCTTAAGGCCCATGGAGGGTCGTGGTGGCCAGCCTTCTGGCTGTGCACCCCCAGCTAAGGCTGCTGGGGCAGTGACAGCCTTCCACGGAAGGACCAGCTCTAGGGTCTGGGCACCAGAAGCCTGTTTCCAGACAAAATTCTCATCATTCAGAGGTTCTTTCTGCTCTCCCAATCCCGCAAGCAACAAATGGATTCTCGAAACTGAGGGGAGGTAAGCTGGGCCTTACTCTCCAGATAGCTCAGCAGAAATGTAAAGACAGAATCATTTATCTtttagctttcccttctccacctgaAAGCACTCCCAGTGCATTTTCCACTGTCTAACCTGTTCCATTTTTGTATTTCTCTCCTTCAGAACTCCCTCATCTTCCTGCAAACCAGAACTGGACATTACTCTTTGTCAAGCAGGAAAAGACACCTGTAGGCTCTTGACCACTCCTTTTTAACCTTCGACTGTCAACAAAATTTTCTGTCTCATAAATCTGAAATGGAGTTAACACTCCCAGCACTGTTGAGGGGAGGTCAGACTTTTCCCACTGTGCTGGTCTGCACCTGAGCCGCCATCCTCAGACTTCACCTTTGCTGACAATAGCTGTCAACATCCAAGTTCTTCAAGGAAACAGAATTCGATTCCTTTCTTTCATACCTGATTTTCATGGGTGCCTTGGGGTCGTGGGGATGGAAAAGCTAGGCTTCAAGGGGGCCTCTTGCTCcagggcactgagctgagcaGGAAGGCATCCCAGGAGACAGCACGACTATATCACATCTAACAACCATACTCCCCTCGCACCCAGTTTTCCTAAATCAGAGAACAATCAGAGAACAAGGAGCCTGGGGAAACCAAAGGGTAAGGGCAGCCATAGTCTTCTTACCCCCTGGACACCGGGCGGGAAGACGTACTGGATGACGATGGTGCCGTACTTCTCATAGCTGGGTAGCAGGAGTGTGGCATCTTTAGAGACCAGCATCCGCCCATTCTGGGGCTGGTTGCCCACCAGCTGCCCATAGAAACGGCCACACATGGGGCAGGCCTTCTTCACCTGCAGGGCCCGGGTGATGCAGCCCTCGCAGAACGAGTGCCGGCACTTCTCCAACGTCTTGGCATTCTGGATCTCTCCCAGACAGATGGGGCAGGTGCTCTCCTGCTCTTCTGTCTCTTCCCGAAggcggggaggaaggggagggggcagcggaggaggaggtgggggaagccCCCGGGCCCCTGGGGGCAGGAGTGGGGCTGCTCGGAGAGGGGGCGGGCCTGGGCGGTGCAGCTCAGGgtgctcccctccaccccccaaagCCAGGCAGCCCATAAGCTCCCCCTGCCTCTGAGCTTTCTTGagctctttctctgcctccttgaGCAGCCCCTTGAGAGCCTTCCTGGCCAGGTAGAGCCCATtgggaggagctgggggagggcccTGAGGGGAAAGCTGTAGAACGTAGATGTCAGAAGTCTCGCCGTCTATGAGAATGGACACGTGGTGCTCCTCCCGAAGCCGGGCCAGCCGGGCAGGGGTCTCCTTGCTCAAGAAGTCCCAAACAGGCTTGGAGACAGTCACTTTGTTCTTGCAGTTGCCTCCACAGGCTGCCATTCTGGACAGGACGAACGACACTGCCCCCAGGGTAAAAGGGACTCAGGGTGGGGgggtccccatttcacagatatcAGTGCCTCCTACTTCCCATTCCTTTCCAGTCCTATATTACCTCTAATCTCTCAGAGCCCAACCCCCAACTCCTCCCCCAAGTTCACGTTCTAGTTCCTCCCATCTTTCAAACTCCAGCACCCCCTGAAGTGCTCAGCAAGAGAGCTGCTCTAACTTTATTATTATCATCTAAGGTAAGCATCAGTCTTGGTTCTCCTACACTCCTCCCTAGAGCACAGAAGCATCCTGGCCCTCCCCAACTCTGGACTGGGTTCTGTAAAAGGAAAGGAGATTTCGACCCTCCTTTTTGCTCACTTTGATCCTGAAGAGCTTAGAATTGGCATGCAGGCGCTGTCTGTCCCCACTCCCTACTTGTAGGTTGTGTGACCTGGTGGGTGGAAAGGGAAAGGAGTGGAAAACCCCTTCTCCCATTCCCACATGCCCCCACCCAGCAGCCCACGAGACAGACAGAACCTGGGGGTAAATCTCCTGGGAATGGGATTACTAGAACATGGAATGAAGGAAACCAATTTAAGGGTGAAAGTTGAAGTTTCCATGAAAGGCAgatacctggaaagcccatggacggTGACAGCAGAATTCCCTCTGTTTCCACATTCAGCTGACCAGGActaggggagagggggagggaggaaggaggggttaGGATGACAAACATTACCGTTTCCCCCAGTCAGCccagaagcaaacaaaaactcCTCCTTCAATTTCCTCTCCCTGTCTTTTGCAGAATTTCATCCCTAGCCTCTAGCCAAGTTCCTAAAGAACGAACTTCAACAAGCTAACTTTCCTCTTCCTCAACTCTGGGGCTCTTAAGAAAGCTTAGGGACACAGATTAGAGAAGTctggaagggaaaagcccacacacagagAGGTCTGTTTTGCCACCTCCCTCAGATCACAAGGACAAGAATATCTCCTTTGCTCCCCAGCTTCTCGCCCTGCTCCACATTTTGCCAATAATCCAGCTCCTAGTGCTAGGGTGCCTTCCTTAAGCTTTAACCCAGTCCCTTCTGCTGGAGTCTGTTTGGAATGCGGACCAAGTGGCAGAAGCCCCTGCAATAACAAAGTTCTTGCTGTCACCTTTTAGACCCAGCACGCGAAGTCCAGGCCTGTCAGCAACCTAGACTGCATTTCAGGAGGGGTGGAGCTCACGCAGGTGATCCACTGGAGCACCCTGATattctccaccaccaccactccctccctgccccagtctTGCTGTGTTCAGCTACAGAATTATCCCTACAACACCTCCAAATTCGGCCCAAATAGAAAGAAGGGCCATTAGTGTGACCTCAATTCCTTGACTGATCCAAAAGGGAACAGCTCTCCGTTTGTGCCTCCTTCCCAGTCCCCTCAAGGCCAGATGCACCTCAAGATTCAGAAAGCGAAATCAGAACCCTAGAGCCTCGCTCATTCGGTCCATCCAGGTGGAACACCCCCTCCCCATCAGAGTGAAGCCAGGACCTAGGTGTCCTTTGCTCCGAGTCCTGCTGGCACAGGAAAGGGAGGCGGGGCCACAGTTTTTGCTGGGTCCGATTCCTCTGGGGCAGCCCAGGCCGGACACGGGGCCAGTCCCTCCCGCCCGAGAGGGGCCGACGGACAGAGGCAGCCAGGAAAGGCCAGGGTCCCTGGGGGCATCAACGGAGGCAtctgcacccctccccccacgACCTCCTGCCAGACGCGACCCGGAACCAACTCCCCGCATCCCCGGCTCGGCAGAGCCCCCGCAGCCCCACCACTGGGTGGGGATGCATGTCGGCCGGATCGCGGGCCCCAGAACCCCCAAATGGAGGCCAAGGCTGGAGGGTAACAGACAGAGGATCGGCGGGGCCGGGCCCGGACCCCCGGCGCCGCGCGCAGGAGAAGGAGACCGAGGAGGGGGCGCAGGGGAAGCGGGAGGGCGCGCGGGGGGTGCGAGCAGGGTCCGGGGGGCGCGCGGTGGGTGTGGGGGGCGCCGGGCTCACCTACCTCTCGTCAGCGCCGCCATtgccggtcacatgactgaggcTGTTGCTGGGATGACGGTCTGGGCCTTAGCAACAAGGGCGGGGGGGAGACCCCGAGAAGGTGTGTGGTGGGAAGAGTTTGCAGGGGGTGCAGACTGAGGAAGAGGGAATGAAGGAGGATGGCACCCCCTTTCCCCTCCCAGGTGATAATCACCGTTTCCTTTGACCCCCTTCCATCCACAAGCCCCTGCCTTCCGCCCCAAAACAGAAATGGAGGCGCCGTCCCAATCTTTGGAGGCGGGGGTGGTGTCGTGGAGCCCAGGGTAGGAGGTTAAATCCCTTAGAGACGCTACCCTTCTCGCTTTCCCCTCCGGAGAGGGGCCATCTCCCTGTTCTTTGCCAGCCAGCTGCGTGGCAGCTTCTGGAAGCTGGTGGCAGATGGGTGGGTGAGGAGTGTCGGTTTAGGTAGGTGGGGAAGAGGGGGCAATTTTTCTATGATCCTTTTTCTAGAAAGGCCTTTGAGGAATAGGAGGTAGGAAGAAGAGTCATGGTAAAAAGCATtggttctaaaaaataaatccagGACTAAGACCTTTCCCTTCTTTATTGCTTGCCTTTTCCTAGATTGTTACCTTCTGTCAAACCTGCTCTCAGATGGGTATTGatctctgatttttctctttacacTGAGGCTGGTGCAGAATGAGAATGTCCCCAAAAATGCCTTGGAGTGATGGTATCAAGTCTATGGTCGAAACAGAGTTAAAAACTCACAAAGCGAGGGGGGTGGGAACAGACCCTCTTCTGCTTCCCACATCAGAGCCAGCAGTCTCCGCCCCCAGTCCAACTcacttccctggggccacatCAAGCCAGGTTTTTCCAACGGTCAGAAGACCTCCTTGGCCAAACAGTACTGGATGGATTTCTCAGACTGGCAACAAGCTCTGCTGATCCACCCACTTTCTTCACTCCCTCTCCAAGCTGGATGGCTGGTCACTTCCTTCTTTACTTTCCCAGGACCCTGATGTACTCTTCCTGTCCTCCACACAAAGGACATCTTTCCCAGGAAGCCTGGGGAAACACTGGATTCCTTCTCCTTTAGCTCCTGTGTGCTTGGTGCTGTTAAGACTCGCTCACCTTTAGAGATGTGAATGTGATCTAGGCCAGAACCCTGGGGAAAGTGGAGGGGGGGGGGCCACATCACCTCATTTGTCCCTGGCCCCCCTGTAGCTGACTCATGCAAAACTGCGGAATGTCTTCCATTCCCATGCACACTCCTTGCCACCTTTTAAGCTCACAGCCATCTATCTTGAAACCCACATCCTTAGGGACCCAACACCTTAAAGATCAGAGTTCTTTACTTGTCACTACACCCCTAAGCCCAGGCTTCCAAAAAAGAGGagtgggggagaaaaagaatttCTTTGAAGGAAACTGAgttcaataatttattttccttatagtGACAGCAATGGGAGTAAATACATGAgatctttttattaataaaacaaaaaaagatgaaaaacagaagcaacaaatgaaaaccataatgCTTATGAATACATCAGCCAGAAATGGGTCAGAAAACCCATTTCTAAACAAAGTTGCTGGTGTCATGGAGTTTTATTGCATTCAACAAGGGAAAGGTAGACGGTGGAATGAAAAAGATTCATGAGGCTCCTGCCAGGAAAATTTTATAGGGGCTCCAATCCTCAACCGGGGACTCCTCGTTACTTCCTTTGGAGAAGATGGAGGGGCAGGAGGAATTCTCCTTTATGACCTCATGACTTCTTATGAGACAGATCAGTCCAGTCAGATACAGAGCAGAGTCTTTGTATCCCTAGAGGCCACTTGCTGGTACCCCATGTTTGTGTTCCAGAGAAATGCAGAAGCCTCAGGGGAGATGCAGGATCACAAGAATGGCTGCCTGAGCCCCAGAGGAATTGTGGGGAAGGGAACTATCCCAGCTCATCAGGGTCCATTGCATTCTGAGAATATCATGCATCAGCTCAACTCTCTTTGGAGGGAGCTGGGTGACTGAGTTATGGCTCTGACTCCTCTCTGGGGGTGGAGAGTGAAGATGACAAAGAGGGCCATCTGTCCCCTGGGAGACACAGTAGCAGTTAAGATGGacagaaaagaacagaataaCAAATCCAACTGGGAAAAGGGTTTGAgaaggggcaggggaggaaggggCATACTTTCAGGGAGTGGAGGACGCTCCCCCATGTGAGACTTCCATTCTCTTGAGATGACCAGGGTTAACCCAAGTAGAGGTATTCCCTTCTGCTGGGACTAAAACCTCCGGGATGGCTAGACATGAAGAAAGGAAATTCAACACAGGGAGTGAACGTTACTCCCTTGGCTCATccgtccagcctccagaactgaccACACCCCCACTGAAGGGATCTGGCCCTAGGAAGGATGTGAGATCCTGGTGAAGAGCAGCATTAGTCAAACAGCTTCACCCAGGATTCAACACTGTGGCCATCTTTAGTGAGGGTAGATGGAGTGAGGGAAGAGATTGGAGTAGTCAACCCTCAACAGAGACTTCCAATTCCCTAAATAATCACAGGAGTCCTCATAGGTCCCACCTCCACAAGCTGCCAGCCCACCAACCACTCTCCACCCCAGCTGGGTAAGACTGGCCATATcctaatgtgtgtgtgcatgctggcACCCACATCTGTAGTGTCTTGAAAATCTTCCATCCCAGGGCCTATTAGGAAGGAAGCATGCCACAACAAGTTCTATAAAGTTATCAGCAAAATTCAGATACTCTTAGTTCATCCCACACAGCAAAGTGCATCCAGAGTAAGTTGCTTGAGCCAGGTCCATCTGTCCAGTCAGGTCTTGAAGATGGCCAACAAcccccttcccccagctcctcctctgtTATGGAAAACAACAGGACATTTTACAAAGATCAAGGCACTTGGGAGAGAGTGGATAGTAAACACTCTAATGAAGCAAGCGACTTGgtggggaaaggaaagagggaagggagaaaagggaaggaaggggagggaaaaCAATGTATCGGTATTTCTGAGGGCCAAGAAGAGCCTACTCAACAAGATGGAATTATTTGGATGGAAGCAGACTGTAGCCTGAAGTtagcaaaagaggaagagaagttaGTGGCCAAAACATCCACAATTCCCCCATGCCTCTCAGACCCCAACCACCGGACACATAGAGCAGCAGTCACCATGAAGTCAGGCAGTCTCTTAGGCAAAGATGTTGGTAATAAAATCCAGGAATCGCTTAGCATATTGCTCAGGATGGACAGTAGAGATCTCTGCCCCCGCCTGTGAGAGGAAGGTGTGGAACAGGGTGTCAGTCCCCACAGCCCTCCCCcgctccctgccctccccttcttcccACTCCCAACCATTTCCATACCCAGCCCTTCATCCTTCTGCCACCCCACTGCTCTGGCACAAGAGGCTCTTGAATAGTCAAGACAAGAAAGGAAAGGCTTCAGGGAACCCTCACCCCATGCTTGACAGTTTTGGCTGCGTGAGCTGCTTTCTTCTTGGCATCATACTGTGTCAGGATGTCAATGAGGCCCATAAAATATACCTCCTTCTGAGGGGCCCCTGGGGAGAGAGACCAGCGATGAAGACCAAGTATAGTCCCAATTCCCTCCCCTCAGGAACCAGTCAGATTTCTTCTGAAAAGCTAACCAGCCTCTCCATCCACCACCCTGGTCTCTGTCCCCCAGGGACTACCCTCCCTGCCCTTAAAATTTCCAGACTCTCTCTCACCTTCAGCACTCCGGATGGCATAGACATCGATGAAGGATTCAAACTCTCCAGGGCCCAGGGGCCGGTGAGAATGGATGTAGCCGCCGATACCCTCAGGGGAAGTGCCATAGGAGCCCACCGGAGCAGGAGGCCCAGTAAGGCCACAGTCCCCATCCCCCTCTGACTCCTCCTCCCGCACCGGCCCGTCCTCCTCCGGCTCAGAGCCCCGAATGATGTCGTGGATACCCAGaagaaggctgtagtccatgatcTTCAGCTGCACTAGGAACTGAGACCCCACTGGCAGGTCAGAACCCCCAGGTGGCTCTCTCCATTCCCATGTACCACCCTTATACCTCCCTCTCTGACTATCCAGGGCCCTCCTGGGGAAAGGAAGTGTAAATACGGAGGGTTGGGAGCATACCATTGCCCTTTATTGCCTAAATATCCTGGTATCTCAgatcattgttttttaaagaattcttttaaGATCATTCTTTCAGTTCATACCAGCCACCCCCTCCAAAGGTCACCTCTAGGTTTTcatgaaagtcaaagttgctcagtcttgtccaactctttggggccccacggactatacagtccatggaattctctaggccagaatactggagtgggtagccagttcccttctccagggtaccttctcaacccagggattgaacccaggtctcccacattgcaggtggattctttaccagctgagccacaagggaagcccaagaatactggagtgggtagcctatcccttctccagcagatcttcccaacctaggaatcaaaccagggtctcctgcttgcaggtggattctttaccaactgatcagggaagcccaaatcctcTATAGGCAGAGAGCCCCAAGGGAAGGGGATGAGTTCCCTCATATTGTAAATGGACAGCTGCCCAGGGGGaagcaaaaaacagaagcaaagtcATTTCCCAGAGCACCCCAATCATCACCTCCACATCTCTCTTTAGCTTCTCTAGAAAGACTTTCTTCTCCTCTTCACCAATATAAACTTTCTGGTTCTTGTTGAGAAAGTCCATATCCTTAAGCGTGGGCAGTTCCTTAACC
It includes:
- the DTX3 gene encoding probable E3 ubiquitin-protein ligase DTX3 isoform X2; translation: MSFVLSRMAACGGNCKNKVTVSKPVWDFLSKETPARLARLREEHHVSILIDGETSDIYVLQLSPQGPPPAPPNGLYLARKALKGLLKEAEKELKKAQRQGELMGCLALGGGGEHPELHRPGPPPLRAAPLLPPGARGLPPPPPPLPPPLPPRLREETEEQESTCPICLGEIQNAKTLEKCRHSFCEGCITRALQVKKACPMCGRFYGQLVGNQPQNGRMLVSKDATLLLPSYEKYGTIVIQYVFPPGVQGAEHPNPGVRYPGTTRVAYLPDCPEGNKVLTLFRKAFDQRLTFTIGTSMTTGRPNVITWNDIHHKTSCTGGPQLFGYPDPTYLTRVQEELRAKGITDD
- the DTX3 gene encoding probable E3 ubiquitin-protein ligase DTX3 isoform X1; this translates as MPILSSSGSKMAACGGNCKNKVTVSKPVWDFLSKETPARLARLREEHHVSILIDGETSDIYVLQLSPQGPPPAPPNGLYLARKALKGLLKEAEKELKKAQRQGELMGCLALGGGGEHPELHRPGPPPLRAAPLLPPGARGLPPPPPPLPPPLPPRLREETEEQESTCPICLGEIQNAKTLEKCRHSFCEGCITRALQVKKACPMCGRFYGQLVGNQPQNGRMLVSKDATLLLPSYEKYGTIVIQYVFPPGVQGAEHPNPGVRYPGTTRVAYLPDCPEGNKVLTLFRKAFDQRLTFTIGTSMTTGRPNVITWNDIHHKTSCTGGPQLFGYPDPTYLTRVQEELRAKGITDD